A single genomic interval of Sceloporus undulatus isolate JIND9_A2432 ecotype Alabama chromosome 2, SceUnd_v1.1, whole genome shotgun sequence harbors:
- the RPP25L gene encoding ribonuclease P protein subunit p25-like protein isoform X3 has translation MRRSAGGGGSEGRRSVAILWRGRRRLGRLLESVMENYRKSKTVEKPSPLPFTNLPSDIIEMKVKDGSKIRNLMGYAFGKMESDAMRQVLFSGAGKAISKTITCVEIMKRRMKSLHQITKVFFRQTEEIWDPIVPEAGLDPLTVKRNIPAICVLLSKDPLDTKEPGYQAPGCFDAFWLETLKSESQGQAKRKQGGGRGAGRAGKHPRSVGREDAYKKP, from the exons ATGCGCAGGAGTGCCGGCGGCGGCGGCTCTGAAGGGAGGAGGAGTGTCGCCATTTTGTggcgagggaggaggaggctcGGTCGGCTGCTGG AGTCAGTCATGGAGAACTATCGGAAGTCCAAGACTGTGGAGaagccctctcctcttccttttaccAACTTGCCCTCTGATATAATTGAAATGAAAGTGAAGGATGGCAGCAAAATCCGGAACCTGATGGGCTACGCCTTTGGCAAGATGGAGTCCGACGCTATGAGGCAGGTCCTCTTCAGTGGCGCCGGCAAAGCGATTAGCAAGACGATCACCTGCGTGGAGATCATGAAGCGGAGGATGAAGAGCCTTCACCAGATCACCAAAGTCTTCTTCAGGCAGACAGAGGAGATCTGGGATCCCATCGTGCCGGAGGCTGGCCTCGACCCTTTGACTGTGAAGCGGAATATCCCTGCCATTTGCGTCCTTCTCAGCAAAGATCCCCTGGACACTAAGGAGCCAGGATACCAAGCTCCTGGATGCTTTGATGCCTTCTGGTTGGAAACACTGAAGTCAGAATCCCAGGGCCAGGCTAAGAGGAAGCAGGGCGGAGGAAGAGGGGCCGGCCGGGCTGGAAAACACCCGCGTTCCGTCGGACGGGAGGACGCCTACAAGAAGCCCTGA
- the RPP25L gene encoding ribonuclease P protein subunit p25-like protein isoform X1 translates to MSQDTITTWFILEPRTQTFGGTSFWGQRRPFLSNLLLESVMENYRKSKTVEKPSPLPFTNLPSDIIEMKVKDGSKIRNLMGYAFGKMESDAMRQVLFSGAGKAISKTITCVEIMKRRMKSLHQITKVFFRQTEEIWDPIVPEAGLDPLTVKRNIPAICVLLSKDPLDTKEPGYQAPGCFDAFWLETLKSESQGQAKRKQGGGRGAGRAGKHPRSVGREDAYKKP, encoded by the exons ATGTCCCAAG ATACTATAACGACTTGGTTCATTCTAGAACCGAGGACCCAGACATTTGGAGGCACTTCCTTCTGGGGGCAACGCAGACCCTTCCTCTCCAATCTGCTCCTTG AGTCAGTCATGGAGAACTATCGGAAGTCCAAGACTGTGGAGaagccctctcctcttccttttaccAACTTGCCCTCTGATATAATTGAAATGAAAGTGAAGGATGGCAGCAAAATCCGGAACCTGATGGGCTACGCCTTTGGCAAGATGGAGTCCGACGCTATGAGGCAGGTCCTCTTCAGTGGCGCCGGCAAAGCGATTAGCAAGACGATCACCTGCGTGGAGATCATGAAGCGGAGGATGAAGAGCCTTCACCAGATCACCAAAGTCTTCTTCAGGCAGACAGAGGAGATCTGGGATCCCATCGTGCCGGAGGCTGGCCTCGACCCTTTGACTGTGAAGCGGAATATCCCTGCCATTTGCGTCCTTCTCAGCAAAGATCCCCTGGACACTAAGGAGCCAGGATACCAAGCTCCTGGATGCTTTGATGCCTTCTGGTTGGAAACACTGAAGTCAGAATCCCAGGGCCAGGCTAAGAGGAAGCAGGGCGGAGGAAGAGGGGCCGGCCGGGCTGGAAAACACCCGCGTTCCGTCGGACGGGAGGACGCCTACAAGAAGCCCTGA
- the RPP25L gene encoding ribonuclease P protein subunit p25-like protein isoform X2, which produces MFAGESAKQPSVPTVPRAAREHAQACFCSLSSPSESVMENYRKSKTVEKPSPLPFTNLPSDIIEMKVKDGSKIRNLMGYAFGKMESDAMRQVLFSGAGKAISKTITCVEIMKRRMKSLHQITKVFFRQTEEIWDPIVPEAGLDPLTVKRNIPAICVLLSKDPLDTKEPGYQAPGCFDAFWLETLKSESQGQAKRKQGGGRGAGRAGKHPRSVGREDAYKKP; this is translated from the exons ATGTTTGCTGGTGAAAGCGCAAAGCAGCCCAGTGTGCCCACGGTGCCCAGAGCTGCAAGGGAGCATGCTCAG GCTTGTTTCTGCTCCCTTTCCTCTCCATCAGAGTCAGTCATGGAGAACTATCGGAAGTCCAAGACTGTGGAGaagccctctcctcttccttttaccAACTTGCCCTCTGATATAATTGAAATGAAAGTGAAGGATGGCAGCAAAATCCGGAACCTGATGGGCTACGCCTTTGGCAAGATGGAGTCCGACGCTATGAGGCAGGTCCTCTTCAGTGGCGCCGGCAAAGCGATTAGCAAGACGATCACCTGCGTGGAGATCATGAAGCGGAGGATGAAGAGCCTTCACCAGATCACCAAAGTCTTCTTCAGGCAGACAGAGGAGATCTGGGATCCCATCGTGCCGGAGGCTGGCCTCGACCCTTTGACTGTGAAGCGGAATATCCCTGCCATTTGCGTCCTTCTCAGCAAAGATCCCCTGGACACTAAGGAGCCAGGATACCAAGCTCCTGGATGCTTTGATGCCTTCTGGTTGGAAACACTGAAGTCAGAATCCCAGGGCCAGGCTAAGAGGAAGCAGGGCGGAGGAAGAGGGGCCGGCCGGGCTGGAAAACACCCGCGTTCCGTCGGACGGGAGGACGCCTACAAGAAGCCCTGA
- the RPP25L gene encoding ribonuclease P protein subunit p25-like protein isoform X4 has product MENYRKSKTVEKPSPLPFTNLPSDIIEMKVKDGSKIRNLMGYAFGKMESDAMRQVLFSGAGKAISKTITCVEIMKRRMKSLHQITKVFFRQTEEIWDPIVPEAGLDPLTVKRNIPAICVLLSKDPLDTKEPGYQAPGCFDAFWLETLKSESQGQAKRKQGGGRGAGRAGKHPRSVGREDAYKKP; this is encoded by the coding sequence ATGGAGAACTATCGGAAGTCCAAGACTGTGGAGaagccctctcctcttccttttaccAACTTGCCCTCTGATATAATTGAAATGAAAGTGAAGGATGGCAGCAAAATCCGGAACCTGATGGGCTACGCCTTTGGCAAGATGGAGTCCGACGCTATGAGGCAGGTCCTCTTCAGTGGCGCCGGCAAAGCGATTAGCAAGACGATCACCTGCGTGGAGATCATGAAGCGGAGGATGAAGAGCCTTCACCAGATCACCAAAGTCTTCTTCAGGCAGACAGAGGAGATCTGGGATCCCATCGTGCCGGAGGCTGGCCTCGACCCTTTGACTGTGAAGCGGAATATCCCTGCCATTTGCGTCCTTCTCAGCAAAGATCCCCTGGACACTAAGGAGCCAGGATACCAAGCTCCTGGATGCTTTGATGCCTTCTGGTTGGAAACACTGAAGTCAGAATCCCAGGGCCAGGCTAAGAGGAAGCAGGGCGGAGGAAGAGGGGCCGGCCGGGCTGGAAAACACCCGCGTTCCGTCGGACGGGAGGACGCCTACAAGAAGCCCTGA